Proteins encoded in a region of the Drosophila teissieri strain GT53w chromosome 4, Prin_Dtei_1.1, whole genome shotgun sequence genome:
- the LOC122622866 gene encoding apolipophorins, producing MARMKYIIALFGILSSVFLTIAVNAEITCNLGCPKSDNGLLKYIPGNSYDYSFDSILTIGLNSDVLSDSDDTSLKVSGSAKIFAKGNCGYTLQLSSVKVSNTKESVEKKILNSIQKPVQFTLVSGILEPQICSDSNDLDYSLNIKRAVASLLQSGTEAEHEVDVFGMCPTHTSISKVGNANIITKARNLNSCSHREQINSGLVSGKVNEKAGITSSLLLQANYIKESKIVNNLIENVQLTETYKFIGNTKGNSDISATVITTLKLKNPSGTKANSPATGSTVRSVIFQRPETYTSKNINALKTILADLVDSTGEYVKKESAKKFVEFIRLLRQSDSETLLELAAYPHPNKVLARKVYLDGLFRTSTAESARVILKQLSKFDEKEKLLAILSLNLVKSVDKETLNQAAAQLLPNAPKELYIAVGSLVAKYCLGNNCQGPEVDAISKKFSDGLKHCKPNTKREEERIVYILKGIGNAKSLSGNTVAALSECASTGRSNRIRVAAVHAFSSVKCDGTLQSKSLELLKNRNEDSELRIEAYLSVISCPNAEVANQISEIVNSETVNQVGGFILSNLKAIRDSTDVNREQQKYHLGNIRVTKKFPIDYRRYSFNNEVSYKLESLGIGASYDYQLIYSQHGFLPRSSRINVTTELFGTNYNVFEASVRQENVEEVLEYYLGPKGLVNKDFDEIVKLIEVGNNGGAAAGGRARRSIVDDVGKISKKYKTYGSKNVQDLNLDVSLKLFGSELAFLSLGDNIPSSLDDIINYFSTSFEKAKRELSSFEKQLSSHHLFLDTDLAYPTSIGVPLELVAQGFAATKIDLAVSLDINAILEQNWQKAKYRLKFVPSVDINANLQIGFNAQVLSTGLRVVSSAHSATGSDIIVAVIKDGEGFNVDLELPREKLELINFNVDTELYVAEQDKQKAIALKGNKKNKNSQPSEICFNQLELVGLNICIESSTSLGEVQAGNGNVPERGLSVSEKFHLSKPFSFAVYLTTERKFSFKGIHTQEAFSQKWKLDYSTPGSKVSHDTTVVYELGNKPRVYSRLSFDNSQCHFAVEAGINNDKSELVVYGQYEQDKDIKKSKIGFSKSGNEYKPLIEIQDNNGISNSINGYRADGKIVVKKNSNNIERYYFENFQVSNANNARVVLNGWSEVGSNSLTSELRITSDQRTFLIKKNVKLENGLYEAGFYINDERSPENIYGSSIHLTIADQSYAIKLNGKAADWSIGTDGGLDFQKHGDSDSVRAGSLVQNFEIQYKNKQVGALKIKSNFDINKLDLDVEISREQKIGSIIVKFESNQRHAQDYSLEAKANINKQSIDVISKRDFNGNVYVIDNSIVTSWGTLLSAKGEIGQRYSAQDININIQGNVQISGKDKATQWILKVIGTPDKTNSEFRISRDTAELVKLTSESQHPQDKISLAKLNLIVKNQLTAKGEFRVAKNGKGELTASIETLKTEPKHKIEMESKFHIQAPKYDIDASLTLDGNKKLHLKSENNIEKLKFSTKNIGEANDKKVAFEANGSLKGELRGIGEIQGTFIFNAPDGRVIAGSINRKFSINAKTGLSQGNMDAQLSDTPSGSNKKRSITLKGKLDRLNTKTKEFSASSNLVYTAFNGEKSEISFQIKQQPTGEAKNTDFNFKAYGNPLSQPFEIALVLGNYSTEHAVVSITSKYGEIFTVSANGNYNNKQAVEYELQANIEIPKSSLKSLEINSHGKVLKSSIGNDDGAYNIEFVLDSKTGLGQYARVNTVWNGTPNDGTYDFEAQTNDMESPMKFNGRYHRKQTGDIKDGDLTGKQMYVLNAQYGKQYVKMDASLSYGAEKVDIAYVLDSSFVSVKDIKVNIRTLKSIDDSTYVVSAQVKQADKSYGLDTTFYHSAHKKGVDIRFDLLKEKPIIIKSIAELLGDRKGKVTFEILNLADLDIKINSEASYVSIDDFYIIGSWSSKKLKLDGYELEGRAQSKNIKLQLKNVNGVIFSGSASYALKKELNKTIIDGQGQVHYQGKLHNGNFKLTRQHFDFGTDKEVGFSYTFMGNLGTKNGLGTLKITNKEFNTKFSVCEEKRQCTNIIVQSIVSIDEQKIDAVEHTTLIIVDLRELGYPYEFELKSQNTRQGFKYQYHLDSFIITGNNFKYQFTANIQPTSSTIKLTLPKRQILFETTQKIPTDGSLFGHYEQTASFFIDKLQRPDDVARFTAFVDVTGTERVALNANGQLKFEHPTIRPLSISGRLDGDVNQQIANAEIIFDIFKLPEQKVVGNSELRNSRSQNGFNIASTTTVKSAGLQFQYQINSNAAVNIEAHEYNVGLEVNNGEFDVKAISFLNKEKLEISLSESNKHIIHIVGEFYKQKRYAKFNTKVQILDKNPIEITSEVQPNSAKIVLKRQDDIDGNVELKLGKEFKIDVSGSGKQLFNGRVALDATNFLQTNYVINEDHLNVFWHNFESEVNKDSGYISKNIKERLEKSLQDSDKIVKLAKEACPDFSKMKGKLLDYKNDIVTELKADQSIAPIIDGIRILFEKIGGIVNDISKAISETFEKAQRSVSDIYDKLQVLWKDSLLKAWEDFIITLRKLIGTLHTEFVKLCTKTFKDILSALEKYGPALKNYGKAVAETVKPINDAVQEIINIVVKTAEGAADEFKQYVASFPSFESIRNEFNDKVKILNLFEKATEFINSLFDQLNILPQTPETSEFLQKLHDYLVAKLEQQHIDDEKKIEELGKLLIKAVRSILVSIRNTSPGSSDRVIDLQSWIGSLTHSFDSLAVLPSLLSFRFSILNFILNENWDVVFNKKLLYSWIFFNDFELRGHVVDGKHIFTFDGLNFAYPGNCKYILAQDSVDNNFTIIGQLTNGKLKSITLIDREGSYFEVADNLALKINGNLVEYPHELSGLHAWRRFYTVHLYSEYGVSIVCTTDLKVCHFNVNGFYTSKTRGLLGNGNAEPYDDFLRIDGIVADNSAALGNDYGIGKCTAIDFNNDQFKASQREEICSELFGIESTLAFNFITLDSRPYRKACDIALAKVAEKDKEATACTFALAYGSAVKQIHKWVLLPPRCIKCAGPAGQNGFGDEFTVKLPNNKADVVFVVDINVTPVVLSNLIAPAINDIRDSLRSRGFSDVQVGVVVFEESKRYPALLTSDSGKINYKGNVADVKLAGVKSFCDNCVEQIITEKRILDIYNSLKELVKGIAPQADEKAFQLALDYPFRAGAAKSIIGVRSDALEYKNWWKFVRAELTGSITKFDGALLHLIAPVKGLSLEGGLSEKLIGFNSRLVATVDGKDSKKRTKLQFDNDMGIDFVLNNGGWVFATQNFEKLKTSDQKKMLNQITSSVADTLFKTEIVSECRCLPIHGLHGQHRCVIKSSSFVATKKPKAA from the exons ATGGCTAGGATGAAATATATTATCGCTTTGTTTGGAATCCTATCATCTGTGTTTTTAACAATTGCTGTAAATGCTG aaatcaCTTGCAATCTAGGATGTCCGAAAT cTGACAATGGACTTTTAAAGTACATACCCGGCAACTCCTATGACTATTCCTTCGACAGTATTTTAACTATTGGACTGAATAGCGACGTTCTTAGTGACTCCGATGATACCAGTCTTAAAGTATCCGGATCTGCAAAAATTTTTGCGAAAGGAAACTGTGGGTATACATTACAGTTAAGTTCCGTTAAGGTATCTAATACAAAAGAGTCTGTggagaaaaaaatattgaatagcATTCAGAAGCCAGTTCAGTTCACACTGGTCAGTGGAATTTTGGAGCCACAAATTTGCTCAGACTCCAACGACTTGGACTACTCATTGAATATTAAGCGTGCAGTTGCGTCATTGCTCCAATCAGGAACAGAAGCGGAACATGAAGTTGACGTATTCGGAATGTGCCCTACACATACATCAATATCGAAAGTGGGTAACGCAAATATAATTACGAAGGCGCGGAACTTAAACAGCTGTTCGCATCGCGAGCAGATAAACAGTGGTTTGGTGTCCGGCAAAGTCAACGAGAAAGCTGGCATTACATCtagcctgctgctgcaggccaACTATATTAAGGAGTCAAAGATTGTAAACAAcctaattgaaaatgttcaGCTGACAGAAACATACAAGTTTATTGGAAATACTAAAGGAAACTCTGATATCAGTGCAACAGTAATCACGACATTGAAACTGAAAAATCCTAGCGGTACCAAGGCCAACTCACCGGCAACTGGTTCTACTGTCAGAAGCGTAATATTCCAGAGACCAGAAACCTATACGTCCAAAAATATTAACGCCCTTAAAACGATTCTAGCTGATCTTGTAGATTCTACTGGCGAGTATGTAAAAAAAGAAAGCGCAAAAAAGTTTGTTGAGTTTATAAGGTTGCTACGTCAATCTGATAGTGAGACTTTATTAGAACTGGCTGCATATCCACATCCCAACAAAGTCTTAGCACGCAAGGTATATTTGGATGGATTATTTCGTACCAGCACAGCAGAATCAGCTAGAGTTATATTAAAACAGCTTTCCAAATTTGATGAGAAGGAGAAATTACTTGCAATATTGTCCTTAAACTTAGTCAAAAGTGTTGACAAAGAGACCCTCAATCAAGCGGCTGCTCAGCTCTTACCAAACGCCCCTAAAGAGCTATATATAGCTGTGGGTAGTTTAGTTGCTAAATATTGTTTAGGAAATAATTGTCAAGGACCGGAAGTTGATGCCATATCTAAAAAGTTTTCTGATGGCCTTAAACACTGTAAGCCAAATACTAAGCGAGAAGAAGAGCGCATTGTGTACATTTTAAAGGGAATAGGAAATGCAAAGAGCTTAAGTGGCAATACGGTTGCTGCTCTAAGTGAGTGCGCTTCCACAGGGCGCTCTAACCGCATACGTGTCGCAGCTGTGCACGCGTTTTCATCAGTTAAATGCGATGGAACCTTGCAATCTAAATCCTTGGAACTTCTTAAGAATCGTAACGAAGATTCAGAGTTACGCATTGAAGCTTATTTGTCCGTTATCTCATGCCCTAACGCTGAGGTTGCTAATCAAATTTCGGAAATAGTGAATTCCGAAACTGTTAACCAGGTTGGAGGCTTTATTTTATctaatttaaaagcaattcgAGACTCTACCGACGTCAACCGTGAGCAGCAAAAGTATCATTTAGGTAACATTAGGGTGACAAAAAAATTTCCCATTGACTACAGACGATACAGTTTCAACAATGAGGTTTCCTATAAACTTGAATCCCTTGGTATTGGCGCCAGCTATGATTATCAATTAATATATTCGCAACATGGATTCTTGCCGCGATCATCTCGTATTAATGTAACAACGGAACTTTTCGGCACCAACTACAATGTATTTGAGGCAAGCGTACGACAAGAAAATGTTGAAGAGGTATTGGAATACTATTTGGGACCGAAAGGATTGGTGAACAAAGATTTTGACGAAATTGTTAAACTCATTGAAGTTGGAAATaatggtggtgctgctgctggtggccgAGCCCGTCGTTCAATTGTTGACGACGTTGgtaaaatttcgaaaaagtATAAGACGTATGGCAGCAAAAATGTGCAAGATCTTAATTTAGATGTGTCCTTAAAACTGTTTGGTTCGGAATTGGCGTTCTTGAGCCTTGGCGACAACATACCAAGTTCTCTGGATGACATTATCAACTACTTCTCAACTTCTTTCGAAAAAGCAAAACGGGAACTATCTTCGTTTGAAAAGCAACTTTCCAGTCACCATTTATTCCTTGATACCGACCTTGCATATCCAACTAGCATTGGAGTACCGTTGGAACTTGTAGCCCAAGGCTTTGCAGCTACCAAAATTGATCTTGCCGTTAGCCTTGATATTAATGCTATTCTAGAACAAAACTGGCAAAAGGCTAAGTACAGACTAAAGTTTGTTCCGAGTGTCGATATTAATGCTAACCTTCAGATAGGCTTTAATGCACAAGTACTCTCCACTGGACTTCGTGTGGTATCATCAGCGCATTCAGCGACTGGTAGCGATATTATTGTAGCTGTTATTAAGGATGGAGAAGGCTTTAACGTTGACCTCGAGCTACCACGCGAAAAACTTGAGCTTATTAATTTTAACGTTGATACCGAACTATATGTAGCCGaacaagacaaacaaaaggcTATTGCCCTTAAgggtaacaaaaaaaataagaattctCAGCCTAGTGAGATTTGCTTCAATCAATTGGAACTTGTTggattaaatatttgtattgaGAGTTCAACAAGCTTAGGTGAAGTTCAAGCTGGAAACGGTAATGTTCCAGAAAGAGGACTTTCTGTTTCGGAGAAATTTCACTTATCCAAACCATTTAGTTTCGCCGTTTACTTAACGACTGAACGCAAATTTTCGTTCAAAGGAATTCACACACAGGAAGctttttcccaaaaatggaaattagaTTATTCCACTCCTGGATCCAAAGTTTCTCATGATACAACAGTTGTCTATGAGCTCGGAAATAAGCCTAGGGTATATAGTAGATTATCCTTTGATAACTCACAATGCCACTTTGCAGTGGAAGCTGGAATAAACAACGACAAAAGTGAATTGGTTGTATATGGTCAATATGAACAAGATAAGgacataaaaaaaagtaaaattggCTTTAGCAAAAGCGGAAATGAATACAAACCTTTAATTGAAATCCAAGACAATAATGGAATCTCAAACAGCATAAATGGGTACCGCGCTGACGGAAAAATagttgttaaaaaaaacagtaATAACATTGAAAGATATTATTTCGAAAACTTTCAAGTGTCAAATGCTAATAACGCCCGCGTAGTACTAAACGGATGGTCGGAAGTTGGATCTAATTCATTAACTTCTGAGCTTCGAATTACATCAGATCAGCGAACAttcttaataaaaaaaaatgtcaaattgGAAAATGGCCTGTATGAGGCAGGTTTCTACATAAATGATGAACGTTCTCCTGAAAATATTTACGGAAGTTCAATACATTTGACAATAGCTGATCAGTCTTATGCCATTAAACTGAACGGTAAAGCAGCAGATTGGTCCATTGGCACCGATGGCGGTTTGGATTTCCAAAAACATGGTGATTCCGATTCTGTGCGTGCAGGCTCACTTGtgcaaaattttgaaattcaatatAAAAACAAGCAGGTTGGAGCATTAAAGATTAAGTCAAATTTTGATATTAATAAATTGGATCTGGATGTGGAAATTTCACGAGAACAAAAAATTGGCTCCATAATCGTTAAATTCGAAAGCAATCAGCGACACGCGCAGGATTATTCCCTGGAGgctaaagcaaatattaacAAGCAGTCTATAGATGTTATATCTAAGCGTGATTTTAATGGAAACGTCTATGTTATTGATAACTCTATAGTAACAAGTTGGGGAACTTTACTGTCTGCAAAGGGAGAAATAGGACAACGTTACTCGGCCCAagacattaatattaatattcaaGGCAATGTTCAAATAAGCGGCAAGGACAAAGCTACCCAATGGATACTTAAAGTAATCGGCACACCTGACAAAACCAACAGCGAGTTTAGGATTAGTCGAGACACCGCAGAGCTTGTTAAGCTAACCAGTGAGTCGCAGCATCCGCAAGACAAAATATCCTTGGCTAAGCTTAATCTTATTGTCAAAAATCAGTTAACTGCCAAAGGCGAGTTTCGCGTAGCTAAAAATGGCAAGGGGGAATTGACAGCCAGTATTGAGACTTTGAAGACTGAACCGAAGCACAAAATAGAAATGGAATCTAAATTCCACATACAGGCTCCCAAGTACGATATTGATGCTTCGTTAACGCTGGACGGAAACAAGAAATTGCACTTAAAGTCTGAAAACAATATAGAAAAGTTAAAGTTCTCTACTAAAAACATTGGTGAGGCAAACGACAAAAAAGTTGCTTTCGAGGCTAATGGAAGTTTAAAAGGCGAATTGCGAGGAATAGGGGAAATACAAGGTACCTTTATATTTAATGCTCCTGATGGTCGAGTCATCGCTGGCAGTATAAATCGAAAGTTCTccataaatgcaaaaactgGCTTATCCCAAGGCAACATGGACGCACAACTTAGTGATACACCATCTGGCAGTAATAAAAAACGCTCAATTACACTAAAGGGAAAGCTTGATCGGCTTAACACAAAAACTAAAGAATTTTCTGCAAGCAGTAATTTAGTATACACTGCATTTAATGGTGAAAAGTCGGAGATAAGCTTTCAAATTAAGCAGCAACCAACCGGTGAAGCTAAAAACACAGATTTTAACTTTAAGGCCTATGGAAATCCACTATCCCAACCTTTTGAGATCGCACTTGTCTTAGGAAATTACAGTACAGAGCATGCCGTGGTTAGTATCACAAGTAAGTACGGCGAGATTTTTACAGTAAGTGCAAATGGAAACTACAACAATAAGCAAGCAGTTGAATATGAGCTCCAGGCTAATATTGAAATTCCTAAATCCAGCTTGAAGTCTTTAGAAATAAACAGTCATGGAAAGGTCTTAAAATCTTCAATCGGGAATGACGACGGTGCCTACAATATTGAATTCGTCCTCGATTCTAAAACCGGTCTAGGGCAATATGCTCGTGTCAACACAGTTTGGAACGGCACGCCAAATGATGGGACCTATGATTTTGAAGCTCAAACTAACGATATGGAGTCTCCAATGAAGTTCAATGGTAGATATCATCGGAAACAAACTGGTGATATAAAAGATGGTGATCTTACCGGTAAGCAAATGTATGTACTTAACGCACAGTACGGAAAGCAATACGTAAAAATGGATGCTTCATTAAGTTATGGAGCCGAGAAAGTAGACATAGCATATGTTTTAGACTCTAGCTTTGTTTCTGTAAAAGACATCAAAGTTAATATTCGCACCCTTAAATCTATCGATGATTCGACATATGTAGTCAGTGCACAAGTCAAACAGGCAGACAAATCATATGGATTAGACACAACATTTTATCATTCGGCCCACAAAAAAGGTGTTGATATTCGCTTTGATCTGTTAAAAGAAAAGCCTATTATCATAAAGAGCATTGCTGAACTCTTAGGAGACCGAAAAGGAAAGGTGACCTTTGAAATTCTAAACTTGGCCGATTTggacattaaaataaatagtgAAGCTTcatacgttagtattgatgACTTTTACATAATTGGCAGCTGGAGCTCAAAGAAATTAAAGCTCGATGGTTACGAACTTGAGGGACGAGCTCAAAGTAAGAACATTAAATTACAACTCAAGAATGTAAATGGCGTAATATTCTCAGGCTCAGCATCTTATGCTCTTAAAAAGGAACTAAACAAAACCATTATTGATGGCCAAGGCCAAGTGCATTATCAAGGAAAATTGCACAATGGCAATTTTAAGCTGACCCGacaacattttgattttggtaCGGATAAGGAAGTTGGCTTTTCGTACACTTTTATGGGTAATTTGGGAACCAAAAACGGCCTAGGCACTTTAAAAATCACGAACAAAGAATTCAACACCAAGTTTTCCGTTTGTGAAGAAAAGAGACAGTGCACAAATATAATAGTACAATCAATTGTGAGCATTGATGAACAAAAAATAGACGCTGTGGAACATACCACCCTTATTATTGTTGACCTGAGAGAACTTGGATATCCATACGAGTTTGAATTGAAGTCCCAGAATACGCGCCAAGGTTTTAAGTATCAGTACCATTTAGATAGCTTTATAATAACAGGAAATAATTTCAAGTACCAATTTACGGCCAATATTCAACCCACGTCGTCCACAATTAAATTAACACTTCCGAAGCGTCAAATATTGTTTGAAACAACTCAGAAAATACCAACAGACGGAAGCCTCTTTGGCCACTACGAGCAAACAGCTTCATTCTTTATTGATAAATTGCAAAGGCCTGACGACGTTGCTCGCTTTACAGCTTTTGTAGATGTAACGGGCACCGAACGCGTTGCTCTTAACGCCAACGGCCAACTTAAATTTGAACATCCAACTATTCGTCCATTAAGTATTTCTGGACGATTGGATGGGGACGTGAATCAACAAATCGCAAACgctgaaataatatttgatatttttaaactgCCGGAACAAAAAGTGGTCGGAAACAGTGAATTGCGCAACTCCCGTTCCCAAAATGGTTTCAATATTGCATCTACTACAACTGTTAAGTCAGCTGGGCTTCAGTTTCAGTACCAAATAAATAGTAACGCTGCAGTGAATATCGAAGCCCATGAGTACAATGTTGGCCTGGAAGTAAATAACGGTGAATTCGATGTTAAGGCGATTTCGTTTTTGAATAAGGAAAAACTAGAAATCTCTTTAAGTGAATCAAATAAACATATCATTCATATAGTCGGAGAATTCTATAAGCAAAAACGTTATGCAAAGTTCAATACAAAAGTCCAAATTCTTGATAAAAATCCAATTGAAATTACATCAGAGGTTCAACCTAATTCAGCTAAAATTGTACTGAAGCGTCAAGATGATATAGATGGCAATGTGGAACTTAAACTGGGGaaggaatttaaaattgatgTTTCTGGAAGTGgtaaacaattatttaatgGCCGAGTGGCATTAGATGCAACAAActttttacaaacaaattacGTTATAAACGAAGATCATCTAAATGTTTTCTGG CATAATTTTGAATCGGAAGTAAACAAAGATAGTGGatatatttctaaaaacattaaagaacGCTTGGAAAAATCTCTTCAAGATTCggataaaattgttaaattggCAAAAGAAGCTTGTCCAGATTTTTCCAAAATGAAGGGAAAATTGCTAGATTATAAAAACGATATTGTTACAGAGCTTAAGGCTGATCAATCAATTGCACCGATTATTGATGGCAT ACGCATTCTATTTGAAAAAATAGGAGGTATTGTTAATGATATAAGCAAGGCAATATCAGAAACATTTGAAAAGGCTCAAAGATCCGTTAGTGATATTTATGATAAACTGCAAGTTCTTTGGAAGGATTCCCTTCTAAAAGCCTGGGAAGATTTCATTATAACTCTGCGTAAACTAATTGGTACGCTCCATACAGAGTTTGTCAAGCTttgtacaaagacatttaaagatattctttctgcgcttgagaAATATGGACCAGCTCTGAAGAATTATGGAAAAGCTGTTGCTGAAACTGTAAAACCTATTAACGACGCTGTTCAGGAAATAATCAATATCGTGGTCAAAACTGCTGAAGGTGCGGCCGATGAGTTTAAGCAGTATGTCGCAAGCTTTCCGTCATTTGAAAGTATTCGTAATGAGTTTAATGACAAAGTTAAAATTCTGAATCTTTTTGAAAAGGCAACAGAGTTTATAAATAGTCTATTTGATCAGTTAAACATTTTACCACAAACTCCAGAGACTTCAGAGTTTTTACAAAAACTCCACGATTACTTAGTCGCTAAACTGGAGCAACAACATATTGATGATGAAAAGAAGATCGAAGAACTTGGGAAGCTATTAATAAAGGCCGTTCGTTCCATTTTGGTCTCGATTAGAAACACTTCTCCAGGGTCATCGGATCGTGTGATTGATTTGCAATCTTGGATTGGTTCTCTAACGCATTCTTTTGACTCATTGGCTGTACTTCCAAGCCTACTTTCATTCCGTTTTAGTATCTTAAACTTTATATTAAATGAGAATTGGGATGTCGttttcaacaaaaaattattatactCATGGATATTCTTTAATGACTTTGAACTACGAGGCCATGTCGTTGATGGAAAGCATATATTCACTTTCGACGGCCTAAATTTCGCTTATCCTGGAAACTGCAAATATATTCTCGCGCAGGACAGTGTTGACAATAACTTCACAATAATTGGCCAGCTTACAAATGGAAAACTTAAGAGCATTACGCTTATAGATCGGGAGGGTAGCTATTTCGAAGTAGCCGACAACCTTGCCCTAAAGATAAATGGAAACCTAGTTGAATACCCACATGAGTTGTCTGGTCTTCACGCATGGCGCCGATTTTACACTGTTCACCTATATTCTGAATACGGAGTAAGCATAGTATGTACTACAGACCTGAAGGTTTGCCACTTCAACGTAAACGGATTTTACACAAGCAAAACTAGGGGGCTTCTCGGCAACGGCAACGCTGAACCATACGATGACTTCTTGCGAATTGATGGTATCGTAGCAGATAATTCGGCAGCCCTAGGCAACGACTATGGAATAGGAAAATGCACAGCAATTGATTTTAACAATGACCAGTTTAAAGCCTCCCAAAGAGAGGAAATATGTAGTGAACTGTTCGGTATTGAATCAACTTTGGCATTCAATTTTATTACCTTGGATTCGAGACCATACCGCAAGGCGTGTGATATTGCCCTTGCAAAAGTGGCTGAAAAGGATAAGGAGGCAACTGCGTGCACGTTTGCTTTAGCTTACGGTTCGGCAGTTAAGCAGATTCATAAGTGGGTGCTATTACCACCGCGTTGCATTAAGTGCGCTGGACCTGCTGGACAAAACGGCTTTGGAGATGAGTTTACTGTTAAGTTACCAAACAACAAGGCTGAcgttgtatttgttgttgatatCAATGTAACACCCGTAGTGCTGTCGAATCTAATCGCGCCGGCTATCAATGATATTCGTGATTCATTAAGAAGCCGTGGATTTTCAGATGTGCAGGTCGGAGTGGTTGTTTTCGAGGAATCTAAACGGTATCCCGCTCTACTCACAAGTGATAGTGGTAAAATTAACTATAAGGGAAACGTTGCTGATGTCAAGCTGGCTGGAGTAAAGAGCTTCTGCGACAATTGCGTCGAGCAAATTATAACTGAAAAAAGaattttagatatttataATTCTTTAAAGGAACTGGTAAAAGGAATTGCACCCCAAGCAGATGAAAAGGCCTTCCAGTTGGCTTTAGATTATCCCTTCCGCGCAGGTGCCGCAAAAAGCATTATTGGTGTGCGAAGTGATGCCTTAGAATATAAAAATTGG tggaAATTTGTTAGAGCTGAGTTAACTGGATCCATCACTAAGTTCGATGGTGCACTTCTTCATCTTATTGCACCTGTAAAGGGGCTCTCATTAGAAGGAGGGTTAAGCGAAAAACTAATTG GCTTCAACTCTCGATTGGTGGCTACTGTAGATGGGAAAGATAGCAAAAAAAGAactaaattgcaatttgatAATGACATGGGCATTGACTTTGTCCTCAATAACGGAGGCTGGGTGTTTGCCACacaaaactttgaaaagtTAAAAACTTCGGaccaaaagaaaatgttgaacCAGATTACATCATCGGTGGCAGATACTCTTTTTAAGACCGAAATCGTCAGTGAGTGTCGCTGTCTTCCGATACATGGATTGCACGGCCAACATAGGTGCGTTATTAAGTCATCATCATTTGTTGCgaccaaaaagccaaaagctgccTAA